The DNA sequence CGCCTTCACGTAGGCATCGACCATCTTCCGGAGAGTTTCAGCCGGGATGTCCGTCACTTCGGCTGTGCGTTCAGGGGTCCAATCCTGCGCCATCGCTACCACTTGATCGAATCCCCGCATGTATTGAGCAATTCGATCTGGCTGATAAGCTTTTCTCTGGATGACTTCATGAAGAAAACTGAGATAGAAAAACACATCGCTACCAGCACGAATCGGGACATACTCCCCTGCGACCTTGGCCGATTCCGTCTTTCGCGGGTCCACCCAGAAGATGCGCGCTCCTCGACGTTCCATTTCCTTGAGATGTAGACTCGGATTGGGAACTTGGAGGAAACTCCATTTGGATACCATCGGATTGGCCCCCACCACAATCATGCATTGAGTATGATGGAGATCCGGAAAAGGCTGGGTAAATGGGAATCCGTACAGATGTTCCGAAACCGCGAACTTGTTGCTACAGTCCTGGGTGGCACTTGCGTACATCGAATTCGACCCAACGCCTTGCATGAATCCCTGTGCAAAAACCGGGTGCAAGACCCCAAATCCAGCGGCAGTCCCCACATACATCCCGATGGAATTCGGAGCATGGTCTTCCCGTAGCTGAGCGACTTTGGCTCCAATCTCCGTGAGCGCCTGCTCCCACGAAATCCTTTCCCAACGGTCTCCCAAGCGCTTCATGGGGTACTTGAGTCGGTCGGGAGAATCAAACATCTTGTGTTGCTTGAGCCCTTTGGGACAGGCAAATCCGTGGGTGGCAACGTGGTTGGGGTCGGGCTTGATGTCGGTGACTTGGCCGTTTTGGGTGGTGACTTCCAATCCGCACAGAGATTCGCAGATCCGGCAGAACGTCAGGTGTTTTTCCATAGAAAAGGCGAGTTTCCTTAAAATACCAATAATCTGGCTAGAAATATCTGCCCCTGGCTCTTTTTCCATGTAGGCGGATCAAATGTCCCTAAAAAATCCCACCGCCACAGCTATTCAAATGGGGATCGGCCAATTGTTTGGTATGGAGGAATTTCCGAATTTGCTTTCTTGAGCTTTCGCGCATCATGAAAGCTCATTCCCATTACCTTCAACCTACGAATGTTCTGACGCATGAAGCATCTTTCCTCCACCCTCATGGGCATACTGTGTCTGGCCTTGATCATTGGCAGCCTATTTAGCCTTCCGGATTCCCCTCCCCTACCGACGGATCGAGCCTTTGGCCACTCCGAATCCCAAGACCGAAAAGCCCAAAGAAAAGCATGGATTGAGCAGCTTCACAGAGCGGCTCCACAAGTAGACTGGAAGCAGCAAGACGCCGCCAATCGAATCCGAATCGCCAAAACCAGAATGGCCCAAGCGATCCAAAATCGTACACTCGGGGACACATTCGCCACGGCAACCTATGCCAACAACTCGCTCACAGCCCATTGGCGAGAGCTGGGGAGCCTCAACCAATCAGGTCGGATTCACCTCGGGCATTATGATTCCACCGAACATGTCCTGTACCTCGCCTCATCTGGCGGGAACATCTGGAAAGGGGACCTACAGGGTAGCAACTGGGAAGTAAAAAATGACCTCTTCCAACTCAAAGGCATCCAATTCCTCCACAAATTCGACCTTGGGAACGGCAGCAAAAGGCTCGTCGCGGGAACCACCGATTGGAACCTCAATCCTGTTTGGTACTCCGACGACGATGGGACCACCTGGACCCCTGCAACCGGATTGGATGCGATCAATAGTTGGGGGAAAGGAAGCAGATTTGTTTTGCACGAGGGCCGAATTTGGATGACGGGCCGTGCATGGAAAGCCTCCATCAATCAAAGTGTCATGCAGATCTACTTTTCCGATGATCAAGGCGAATCCTTTCAGTTGGACGATGAGTTTGTCGCTTCCGAGGGAGACATTGACCTCTGGGCCGATGAGTTTCGCACAGGCCCCCTTTACATGATCAAGGATGCCACCTGTTGGAAAAAAAATATCGGTGCGGGATGGCAATCAGTCGGTACGGTCGACATTTCTCGACCATCTGGAGCCGCCTATCTCATGGGTCGTGTGAGTGATACCGATACCGTTCTGTATGCACACTATGAGTCGGGCAGCACCACGACCTTCTATCGCTCTGATGATGCTGGCCAAACTTGGCAGGCAACTGGCGTGGCCTCCACCGGAATGTTTTTCCGGACGAGTGCCTCCGTTTCTGCCAAAGACCCCTACACGCTTTATGTGGGCGGCGTGAATGCATATCGGAGCACGGACAGTGCGCAGAACTTTACCCTCGTGAATGAGTGGTATGATTACTATGGATCAGAAGTAGACAACCTCCACGCGGATATTCCGGGCTTCCATCCTTTCATCGATTCCTCGGGACAAGAGATCACGGTTATTTCGACCGACGGAGGTGCCTATTTGTCCTACGACCAACTCCAGACGGTCACGAATATCTCCTTGGATGGACTGAATGTCGGGCAGTATTACAGCAGCTACACGCATCAAACCGAGCCTGAGTACACCTATGTGGGGGCACAGGATCAGGGCTTTCAGCGTAGTTCGGTGGATAATGGACGCACAGTGGGATTCACCCAAACCATCAGTGGAGATTATGGACATCTGGGCTCTGGTGACGGTGGGGAGACTGTCTGGGCCAATTACCCCGGGTTCACGATCTATTTCCCATTTGCCAAAAACAGCACTACCAGTCGCACCGAGGATTTCAATACCAGCGGTCATCTCTGGCTCGCACCATTGGAAGTAGATCCGGGCCTAGCGACACGCGCCTATCTGGGCGGAGGAGCCAAGACCGGCAATGGCGCTCATCTGATTCAGTTGACCGCCAATGCATTTGGAATGACCTCTCTCCAGCTTTCCTATGATTTCAGTCAAGGGACGAATTCCACCATTTCCGCCATCGGCATTTCGAAGCGCGATCCCAATGAGCGATATGTGCTCACGGACGAATCCCAGTTCTATTCCTCATTGGATGCAGGGGCAACCTGGACCCCTAGAAGCATTTCCAATCTACCGGGAATCCAGTACTTCTATGGCAATGACATCCTCCCCTCCCCTACTACAGCGGGCAGGGTCTACGTGGCAGGTTCTGGGTACAGCACTGCTCCGGTTTGGGTATCCCAGGACTACGGGGCCACCTTTCAATCCATGAGTTCGGGGCTTCCCAACACGCTGGTCTATGGCCTTGCCACAACTCCGGACGAGCGTTACCTCTTTGCAGCAACGGAACTGGGTCCTTACCTCTATAGCCCTGATGATCAACAATGGTATCCAATCAGCGGAACCGCCGCTCCGGATCAGACCTATTGGGCTGTTGAATACGTCGAGGCACTGAATACAGCCCGGTTTGTCACCTATGGCCGCGGTATTTGGGATTTTGTGATGTGCGATTCATTCGCGCTCGCTCCTACCGGCATGTTCGGATTTCAGCAGGTGGGAGATTCCACGCAGTGGTCTTTCTTCAATCAAATGGATGGGGCCTTTGGGACCGAATGGTATGTGGATGACTCCCTCGTGGCGGTTGGCGATAGCATGGAATACACCTTTACCGAAGCCAAAACCTACGAGGTGAAATTGGTCGGATACAATCATTGTACCTCCTCGGAAGCCGTATTCCCCTTCAACTTCGGACCGCCAGTCTCGGTGGAACCTACTCAGGAAAAATACGCCATTTCCCTGTATCCGAATCCCGCTTCTGAATTCCTCCACATTGAATGGGAGCAATCTCAACCCCATCAAGGCACTGTGGAATTGTACAATCTACAAGGTCAACGCATAGCTTGGATGGCTTCTCCAGCCCAGACGACTCATGCTGTCCGGTTGCCTGTGGATCATCTCGCTGCGGGTTCATATCGGGTCAGGATTGTGGCTGGTGAATCTCAGCAATGGGAATCTGTGGTGATTCGTTAGAGACCCTTCCGTCAAAAAAAATTCAGCCATCTTCCAGCTTGGGAGATGGCTGTTTTGGTTTTTGCTGGAAATCAACAGGATAGATCCATCATTTCTCCCAAAAGAGACGCAGCACCGGTTGTTGCGTCTCTTCGTGTATGTATCGCTTGATAGGACGGAAACCAAATTTCTCATAGAATGGTCTCCCGAGTGCATTCTCTTCGAATACCTCCACTTCCAGTGTGGGGTGCATTTCGGCGACATGATCCACGAGCTGAGTGCCAATGCCCTTTCCGTGCAAGCTGGGATCTACAAACAATCCGCCTATTTCGTTCCCGATCATCGAAATGAAAGCCATCATCTCGCCATCTACCATCCAAATCCAACTCTGAGTATGGAGAATGTAAATGTTCCGAATATTGGAGGCTTCCTTGTCCAAAAATGGTTGGGTCATAAAAGGATGCGCCACCTGTGTAGCACTTCGCCAAATCTGGATCATTCGGTCTACCTGTGCGGAATTGTCTGATTGGAATGCTGAGATCATTGAGCTGAATTTCGATTCGAAAACACGAACATATACATTATTCGAAGGATGAGATCGGTCAAAAATGCTTCCTTTCCCGCAGGAAGAATAACCACCCATGCCACAATTTTGGCAAATCGGGAATCTGTGCAAATTTATGGACTCCATCCACCCACGTTCAGCAACCGATCGCGGCCCAATCCAATCAGATCGAGATTTTGTACGGAATCCATCAAATAAATACCGCGGGTAAATCCGTTTCTTGTCGAGTACGCGTGAATTATGAGGTACCTATTTTTCCAGAAAAGCGATCTGTTTTGCACTGGAAACGGTACCGAATCCTTTTCAAATTTATCCATAAGAAGCCCTCATGACTTTCTCACATGTCACTCGCTTGCGGCTCTTAAGCCCTTTACTTGTAATTTTATCCTGTTTTAGTACTGTTCAAGCTCAAACCCCTCAAATCCGATGGGTCTCTACCTTCGGCGCAGAGGATGGTCGGCGTTCCGGAGATGCGATCCGTGATTTTGTGGTGGATCAGGCTGGCAATGCCTACACCCTCGGAACACACTCAGACACCCTCGACATCGATCCAGGTCCTGGCGTGGTGAACCTCTTTCCCAGCAATTCTAGAGCTCCCTATCTTCAGAAGCTTGATGATCAGGGCAATTTCGTCTGGGCATTGAACTACCCAGATGAAACGAATCTGAGTCTCACCAGCCTACAATTGGATATCTATGACAATCTCATCATTGTGGGATCATGTTCCGACACGGTTGATTTGGACCCAGATCCCGT is a window from the Pontibacter sp. G13 genome containing:
- a CDS encoding T9SS type A sorting domain-containing protein; this translates as MKHLSSTLMGILCLALIIGSLFSLPDSPPLPTDRAFGHSESQDRKAQRKAWIEQLHRAAPQVDWKQQDAANRIRIAKTRMAQAIQNRTLGDTFATATYANNSLTAHWRELGSLNQSGRIHLGHYDSTEHVLYLASSGGNIWKGDLQGSNWEVKNDLFQLKGIQFLHKFDLGNGSKRLVAGTTDWNLNPVWYSDDDGTTWTPATGLDAINSWGKGSRFVLHEGRIWMTGRAWKASINQSVMQIYFSDDQGESFQLDDEFVASEGDIDLWADEFRTGPLYMIKDATCWKKNIGAGWQSVGTVDISRPSGAAYLMGRVSDTDTVLYAHYESGSTTTFYRSDDAGQTWQATGVASTGMFFRTSASVSAKDPYTLYVGGVNAYRSTDSAQNFTLVNEWYDYYGSEVDNLHADIPGFHPFIDSSGQEITVISTDGGAYLSYDQLQTVTNISLDGLNVGQYYSSYTHQTEPEYTYVGAQDQGFQRSSVDNGRTVGFTQTISGDYGHLGSGDGGETVWANYPGFTIYFPFAKNSTTSRTEDFNTSGHLWLAPLEVDPGLATRAYLGGGAKTGNGAHLIQLTANAFGMTSLQLSYDFSQGTNSTISAIGISKRDPNERYVLTDESQFYSSLDAGATWTPRSISNLPGIQYFYGNDILPSPTTAGRVYVAGSGYSTAPVWVSQDYGATFQSMSSGLPNTLVYGLATTPDERYLFAATELGPYLYSPDDQQWYPISGTAAPDQTYWAVEYVEALNTARFVTYGRGIWDFVMCDSFALAPTGMFGFQQVGDSTQWSFFNQMDGAFGTEWYVDDSLVAVGDSMEYTFTEAKTYEVKLVGYNHCTSSEAVFPFNFGPPVSVEPTQEKYAISLYPNPASEFLHIEWEQSQPHQGTVELYNLQGQRIAWMASPAQTTHAVRLPVDHLAAGSYRVRIVAGESQQWESVVIR
- a CDS encoding GNAT family N-acetyltransferase, with the translated sequence MISAFQSDNSAQVDRMIQIWRSATQVAHPFMTQPFLDKEASNIRNIYILHTQSWIWMVDGEMMAFISMIGNEIGGLFVDPSLHGKGIGTQLVDHVAEMHPTLEVEVFEENALGRPFYEKFGFRPIKRYIHEETQQPVLRLFWEK